From Brassica oleracea var. oleracea cultivar TO1000 chromosome C3, BOL, whole genome shotgun sequence, a single genomic window includes:
- the LOC106331665 gene encoding uncharacterized protein LOC106331665 isoform X2 → MEEGTSSGSRRTRSQVAPEWTLKDCLILVNEIAAVESDCSNALSSFQKWTMISDNCNALDVHRTFNQCRRKWDSLVSDYSQIKKWESQERGSVHSYWSLSVEKRRKLNLPGNVDNELFQAINAVVMIQENKDGSEPDSDSDPDAQEDFDVVDVTAELGSKRSRQRTMVVMKENPPHKRKTEEEPRRKNIQEQRAKATHQKKKTMEVKKKPVVEISTDEEEEEAMSIEEEVKALEAKLGEKTDIIHAIVGRNLAKGSETEDGVGIEDKLKFVRQQGDELIACLSEIANTLDRLREVPQEI, encoded by the exons ATGGAGGAAGGCACTTCTTCTGGTTCACGGAGGACACGGTCCCAAGTTGCTCCGGAATGGACACTCAAAGACTGTCTGATCCTCGTCAACGAGATCGCTGCCGTTGAATCAGACTGTTCCAATGCGTTATCCAGCTTCCAGAAATGGACAATGATCTCAGACAACTGTAACGCATTGGATGTACACAGAACGTTTAACCAGTGCAGGAGGAAATGGGATTCTTTGGTCTCTGATTACAGCCAGATCAAGAAGTGGGAGTCTCAGGAACGAGGCAGTGTCCATTCGTATTGGTCACTGAGTGTTGAGAAGAGGAGGAAACTGAATCTCCCGGGGAATGTAGATAACGAGCTTTTCCAAGCCATCAATGCGGTTGTGATGATCCAAGAGAACAAAGATGGGAGTGAACCTGATTCTGATAGTGACCCAGATGCTCAAGAAGACTTTGACGTTGTTGATGTCACTGCTGAGTTAG GATCAAAAAGGTCAAGACAACGAACTATGGTCGTCATGAAGGAGAACCCGCCACATAAGAGAAAGACAGAAGAGGAGCCACGGAGGAAAAACATTCAAGAGCAACGTGCAAAAGCAACCCATCAGAAGAAGAAAACCATGGAAGTGAAGAAGAAGCCGGTGGTAGAAATCTCCACTGATGAAGAAGAAGAAGAAGCGATGAGCATAGAAGAAGAGGTTAAAGCGTTGGAAGCGAAGCTAGGTGAGAAAACTGACATAATACATGCAATAGTCGGGAGAAATCTAGCAAAGGGAAGTGAAACAGAGGATGGTGTTGGCATTGAGGACAAGTTAAAGTTTGTGAGACAGCAAGGAGACGAGCTCATCGCTTGTCTGAGTGAGATTGCTAACACACTTGATAGGCTCCGTGAAGTTCCACAAGAAATCTGA
- the LOC106331456 gene encoding proteasome subunit beta type-6 yields the protein MDLNLDAPHSMGTTIIGVTYNGGVVLGADSRTSTGMYVANRASDKITQLTDNVYVCRSGSAADSQVVSDYVRYFLHQHTIQLGQPATVKVSANLIRMLAYNNKNMLQTGLIVGGWDKYEGGKIYGIPLGGTVVEQPFAIGGSGSSYLYGFFDQAWKENMTKEEAEQLVVKAVSLAIARDGASGGVVRTVIINSEGVTRNFYPGDKLQLWHEELEPQNSLLDILNAAGPEPMAM from the exons ATGGATCTCAATCTCGATGCGCCGCACTCTATGGGAACGACCATCATCGGCGTCACTTACAACGGAGGCGTCGTCCTCGGAGCCGACTCACGTACCAGCACCG GCATGTACGTAGCGAATCGAGCTTCAGATAAGATCACACAACTCACTGACAATGTCTACGTCTGCCGTTCTGGATCG GCTGCTGATTCTCAGGTTGTTTCTGACTACGTCCGTTACTTCCTTCACCAGCATAC AATTCAGCTGGGACAGCCTGCGACTGTAAAGGTTTCTGCCAACCTCATTAGGATGCTCGCTTACAATAACAAG AACATGCTGCAAACTGGCCTCATAGTTGGTGGCTGGGATAAGTATGAAGGCGGGAAGATCTACGGGATTCCACTTGGTGGAACTGTTGTGGAGCAACCGTTTGCTATTGGAG GCTCTGGCTCGAGTTACCTTTACGGGTTCTTTGATCAGGCCTGGAAAGAAAACATGACCAAAGAAGAAGCTGAG CAACTTGTTGTGAAGGCGGTTTCACTAGCCATCGCCCGTGATGGAGCCAGTGGAGGAGTCGTACGAACTGTCATT ATAAACTCAGAGGGAGTGACCAGAAACTTCTACCCTGGGGATAAGTTGCAGCTTTGGCATGAGGAGTTGGAGCCTCAGAACTCCTTGTTAGACATCCTCAACGCTGCTGGTCCTGAACCAATGGCCATGTGA
- the LOC106331665 gene encoding uncharacterized protein LOC106331665 isoform X1: protein MEEGTSSGSRRTRSQVAPEWTLKDCLILVNEIAAVESDCSNALSSFQKWTMISDNCNALDVHRTFNQCRRKWDSLVSDYSQIKKWESQERGSVHSYWSLSVEKRRKLNLPGNVDNELFQAINAVVMIQENKDGSEPDSDSDPDAQEDFDVVDVTAELAFAGSKRSRQRTMVVMKENPPHKRKTEEEPRRKNIQEQRAKATHQKKKTMEVKKKPVVEISTDEEEEEAMSIEEEVKALEAKLGEKTDIIHAIVGRNLAKGSETEDGVGIEDKLKFVRQQGDELIACLSEIANTLDRLREVPQEI from the exons ATGGAGGAAGGCACTTCTTCTGGTTCACGGAGGACACGGTCCCAAGTTGCTCCGGAATGGACACTCAAAGACTGTCTGATCCTCGTCAACGAGATCGCTGCCGTTGAATCAGACTGTTCCAATGCGTTATCCAGCTTCCAGAAATGGACAATGATCTCAGACAACTGTAACGCATTGGATGTACACAGAACGTTTAACCAGTGCAGGAGGAAATGGGATTCTTTGGTCTCTGATTACAGCCAGATCAAGAAGTGGGAGTCTCAGGAACGAGGCAGTGTCCATTCGTATTGGTCACTGAGTGTTGAGAAGAGGAGGAAACTGAATCTCCCGGGGAATGTAGATAACGAGCTTTTCCAAGCCATCAATGCGGTTGTGATGATCCAAGAGAACAAAGATGGGAGTGAACCTGATTCTGATAGTGACCCAGATGCTCAAGAAGACTTTGACGTTGTTGATGTCACTGCTGAGTTAG CTTTTGCAGGATCAAAAAGGTCAAGACAACGAACTATGGTCGTCATGAAGGAGAACCCGCCACATAAGAGAAAGACAGAAGAGGAGCCACGGAGGAAAAACATTCAAGAGCAACGTGCAAAAGCAACCCATCAGAAGAAGAAAACCATGGAAGTGAAGAAGAAGCCGGTGGTAGAAATCTCCACTGATGAAGAAGAAGAAGAAGCGATGAGCATAGAAGAAGAGGTTAAAGCGTTGGAAGCGAAGCTAGGTGAGAAAACTGACATAATACATGCAATAGTCGGGAGAAATCTAGCAAAGGGAAGTGAAACAGAGGATGGTGTTGGCATTGAGGACAAGTTAAAGTTTGTGAGACAGCAAGGAGACGAGCTCATCGCTTGTCTGAGTGAGATTGCTAACACACTTGATAGGCTCCGTGAAGTTCCACAAGAAATCTGA
- the LOC106332741 gene encoding putative glutathione-specific gamma-glutamylcyclotransferase 2, whose protein sequence is MVMWVFGYGSLVWNPGFHYDEKVLGFIKGYKRVFDLACIDHRGTPEHPARTCTLEKDEEAICWGTAFCVRGGPEEERLAMEYLERRECEYDLKTCVDFYKEDDPLNPAVTGVMVFTSTPDKVSNKYYLGPAPLEDMARQIATANGPCGNNRDYLFLLEKAMHDIGHEEEYVIELANEVRKVLAEKVSPVKESRASPVAKKSKSNVPTAHQILPHQPEAVATTL, encoded by the exons ATGGTGATGTGGGTCTTTGGCTATGGCTCTCTTGTGTGGAACCCTGGCTTTCACTACGATGAGAAAGTGTTGGGCTTCATCAAGGGTTACAAACGTGTCTTTGATCTTG CTTGCATTGATCACAGAGGTACACCAGAACACCCTGCAAGGACTTGCACACTTGAGAAAGATGAAGAAGCCATTTGC TGGGGTACTGCATTCTGTGTCCGTGGAGGACCAGAAGAAGAACGTCTGGCTATGGAG TACTTGGAACGTAGAGAGTGTGAATATGATCTCAAGACATGTGTAGACTTCTACAAG GAAGATGATCCCCTGAATCCAGCTGTAACCGGAGTGATGGT ATTCACTTCTACTCCAGACAAGGTCTCCAACAAGTATTACCTTGGACCTGCGCCATTAGAAGACATGGCAAG ACAAATTGCGACAGCCAATGGACCATGTGGTAACAACAGAGATTATCTCTTCCTGCTAGAGAAGGCAATGCACGACATTG GGCATGAGGAGGAGTATGTTATAGAGCTGGCCAATGAGGTGAGGAAAGTTCTTGCGGAGAAGGTATCACCGGTGAAGGAATCAAGAGCGAGCCCTGTGGCAAAGAAGTCCAAGAGCAATGTCCCCACGGCTCATCAGATACTTCCTCATCAACCTGAAGCTGTTGCCACTACTTTATAG
- the LOC106334431 gene encoding serine/threonine-protein kinase HT1-like, whose translation MLEGPKFDMLAPGNHHNYDAFTQDFYQKLGQEGTNMSTDSMQTSNAGGSVSMSVDNSSVGSSDALIGHPGLKPMRHPYSLSVGQSVFRPGRVTHALNGDALAQALMDSNHPTQGLANYEEWTIDLRKLHMGPAFAQGAFGKLYRGTYKGEDVAIKLLERPENSPEKAQALEQQFQQEVSMLAFLKHPNIVRFIGACVKPMVWCIVTEYAKGGSVRQFLTKRQNRAVPLKLAVKQALDVARGMAYVHERNFIHRDLKSDNLLISADRSIKIADFGVARIEVQTEGMTPETGTYRWMAPEMIQHRPYTQKVDVYSFGIVLWELITGLLPFQNMTAVQAAFAVVNRGVRPTVPADCLPVLGEIMTRCWDANPEVRPCFAEIVNLLEGAETEVMTTVRKARFRCCMTQPMTID comes from the exons ATGCTTGAGGGACCTAAGTTCGATATGCTCGCTCCTGGCAATCACCACAATTACGATGCCTTTACGCAAGACTTTTACCAAAAGCTCGGCCAAGAAGGCACTAACATGTCCACGGACAGTATGCAGACAAGTAACGCCGGAGGCTCTGTGTCTATGTCTGTGGATAACAGTAGCGTTGGCTCTAGCGATGCTCTTATTGGCCATCCCGGTTTGAAGCCTATGCGTCATCCTTACTCTCTCTCCGTTGGACAAAGCGTGTTTCGCCCTGGGAGAGTCACACATGCACTTAACGGTGATGCCTTGGCACAAGCGTTGATGGATAGTAACCATCCAACTCAGGGACTGGCTAACTATGAAGAGTGGACTATAGATTTGAGGAAACTCCACATGGGTCCTGCTTTCGCTCAGGGAGCATTTGGTAAGTTATACAGAGGGACTTACAAAGGAGAGGACGTAGCGATTAAGCTACTCGAGAGGCCAGAGAACAGCCCTGAGAAGGCGCAAGCCCTGGAGCAGCAGTTTCAGCAGGAGGTTTCCATGCTTGCGTTTTTGAAGCACCCCAACATCGTTAGGTTTATCGGCGCATGCGTTAAACCGATGGTGTGGTGCATCGTGACTGAATATGCAAAAGGAGGCTCTGTCAGACAGTTTTTGACGAAGAGACAGAACCGAGCTGTGCCTTTGAAGCTGGCTGTTAAGCAGGCGTTGGATGTTGCTAGAGGTATGGCTTACGTCCATGAGCGCAACTTTATTCACAGGGACTTGAAGTCAGATAACCTCCTCATATCGGCTGATCGGTCCATCAAGATTGCCGATTTTGGAGTGGCAAGAATTGAAGTTCAAACTGAAGGGATGACACCAGAGACCGGGACTTACAGATGGATGGCTCC AGAGATGATCCAGCATAGACCCTACACTCAAAAAGTGGACGTCTACAGTTTTGGAATCGTCCTATGGGAGTTGATAACGGGTCTGTTACCGTTCCAGAACATGACAGCGGTTCAAGCTGCATTTGCTGTGGTGAACCGAGGAGTGCGTCCAACGGTCCCAGCTGATTGTCTCCCTGTGCTTGGGGAGATCATGACACGTTGCTGGGATGCGAACCCTGAAGTCCGTCCTTGTTTTGCAGAGATTGTCAATCTTCTTGAGGGAGCTGAAACAGAGGTAATGACGACTGTGAGAAAAGCCCGTTTCAGATGTTGCATGACGCAACCAATGACAATCGACTAA
- the LOC106331138 gene encoding uncharacterized protein LOC106331138 gives MHTSDHPGLLLISIKLDGSNFDDWEAAMKIALDAKNKIGFVDGSILRPLESDLNFRVWSRCNSLVKSWILNSVSTQIYRSILRLNDATNVWRDLHRRFHMTNLPRTYNLTQEIHDLRQGSLSLSDYFTKLKTLWSSLESCEEADDPVRINESYDVIRIMKKTLPSLTEVYNILDQDDSQKSFATAISPAAFQVSETSVLPSSVCYVQTGTHKGKPIFSFCNKVGHIAERCYKKHGFPPGYTPRGKTPEKFQKSPSVTPAVPTSTKPEVKSPSLDKLIGNLSKDQIQ, from the exons ATGCATACTTCCGATCATCCTGGTTTGCTTCTGATCTCTATCAAACTTGATGGATCTAACTTTGATGATTGGGAAGCTGCGATGAAGATTGCTTTGGATGCGAAGAATAAAATCGGTTTTGTAGATGGATCGATATTACGTCCTCTTGAATCCGATCTAAACTTTCGTGTTTGGTCTCGTTGTAACAGCCTTGTTAAGTCATGGATTCTTAACTCGGTATCAACTCAGATCTATCGTAGTATCTTGCGCTTGAATGATGCTACTAATGTTTGGCGTGATCTTCACAGGAGATTTCATATGACGAACTTGCCACGAACTTACAACCTCACGCAGGAGATACATGATCTGCGTCAGGGCTCTCTTTCCCTCTCTGATTACTTCACCAAGCTAAAGACTCTATGGAGCAGTTTGGAGAGTTGTGAAGAAGCTGATGATCCTGTAC GAATCAATGAATCATATGATGTGATTCGCATAATGAAGAAGACTCTGCCTTCTCTAACTGAAGTTTATAACATCCTTGATCAAGATGACAGTCAGAAGAGTTTTGCGACTGCCATTTCACCTGCTGCTTTTCAGGTGTCTGAGACTTCAGTTTTACCTTCGAGTGTGTGCTATGTTCAAACGGGAACTCACAAAGGCAAACCTATTTTCTCGTTCTGCAACAAAGTTGGTCACATTGCGGAGAGATGTTACAAGAAGCATGGTTTTCCTCCAGGTTATACTCCAAGAGGCAAAACACCTGAGAAGTTTCAGAAATCACCTTCTGTTACTCCTGCGGTTCCTACCTCTACTAAACCTGAAGTGAAGTCTCCATCTCTTGACAAATTAATTGGTAATCTCTCTAAAGACCAGATTCAGTAG
- the LOC106334383 gene encoding uncharacterized protein LOC106334383, producing MESKKSNKIREIVKLQQILKKWRKVAQASKQANNNKINNEEDVNNINKTGSGSGSKSIKFLKRTLSFTDVTAVPKGYLAVSVGKEEKRYKIPTEYLSHKAFQALLREAEEEFGFQQAGVLKIPCEVAVFESILKIMEDNKTDPYLPTQECRFNATTTEEVISYRHPSDCPKTPSHQPLSPMCR from the coding sequence ATGGAATCCAAGAAGTCAAACAAAATTAGAGAGATCGTAAAGCTTCAACAAATACTCAAGAAATGGCGAAAAGTTGCTCAGGCATCAAAACAAGCCAACAACAACAAGATTAACAACGAGGAAGACGTGAACAACATCAACAAAACTGGAAGTGGAAGTGGAAGTAAGAGCATTAAGTTTCTGAAGAGAACACTCTCCTTCACAGATGTAACAGCTGTTCCTAAAGGTTACCTAGCTGTCTCGGTGGGGAAGGAGGAGAAGAGATACAAGATACCAACGGAGTACCTTAGCCACAAAGCTTTCCAGGCGCTGTTGCGTGAGGCAGAAGAAGAGTTTGGGTTTCAACAAGCTGGTGTGCTGAAGATTCCTTGTGAAGTTGCTGTGTTCGAGAGCATTTTGAAGATAATGGAGGACAACAAGACTGATCCGTACCTGCCCACACAGGAGTGCAGGTTCAATGCGACGACGACTGAGGAAGTGATAAGTTATCGTCATCCTTCGGATTGCCCTAAGACTCCATCTCATCAACCTCTCAGTCCAATGTGTAGATAG